From the genome of Streptomyces sp. NBC_01304:
ACTCGGCGCGGCCTCACCCGTCGGGCAGAGCAAAGCGGCAGCGGGCCAGCGCATTCCAGCCCCGCGCCGCGGCGCGCTGCGCCCCTCCACAACCGTCCAGGGCCCGATCGCCGAGACTGTCAAGGCGGCGCTCGCCGCACATGGTGACGGGCCCAAAGCCACGGAAGCCCTCGTGGCCGGCGCTGCCTCTGATGCCATGCGGCTGTTCGAGACCTGCCGAGAGGGCGGCAGGTGCGACATCGTCCGAGACCCTCCCCTGCCCGACATGCTCCGTACGTCGCCCCCGGGCGCACCCGACCTGATCTGGGAGGCCCGCGTCGACTGGCAGCACCCCCACCTCACGCAGACACCCGGAACTGTCGCCACCCTCAACATCAGCGGCGCCCGCCTGTCCGCCCTCAAGACCCACCTGCCCATCGGCCAGCTCAAACCCACCGCCCCACACCATGATCCGAAACGCTCCGGCATCTACCGCATCACGCCCGCAACCTGGGAGCACGACACCTACCTGCCCAACCCCTTGGGCACCCGCCATGAACCCGGCCCCGTATGGATCACCGAACCAACCCTGCGGCTGCTGCTGCGCCTGATGCGCCTGGACTTGTGCGCCCCGCCAACCATCCATGAGGCCTATACATCCGGGTCCACCGAGAATCTGCTCGAAAGATTCCGGACCACGCTGCGGGACGCCAGAACCCAAGCCCTCGAAGAGGACGATCACGTCACATTGGCGTACGTGACGGCCATGCACACCAAGTTCGTCGCGGCCATGGGGGAGTTGGCCCACAACACGACACTGCGCCGCCCCGACTGGACGCACATCATCCACTCACAGGCATACGCCACCCTATGGATGAAGGCCTACAAGGCCTACAAGGCAGGTCTGACCTTGGCGCGGGTGCGCGACACCGGCGAACTTCACCTCCAAGGAGACTGGCGGCACGTCTTCGAGGAGGGCACAGACCTGGGCAAGGTCACGCTGAACAGCACCTACCAACCCCACGCGACCTCTGCAGCGAGCGAACAAGGAAAGCACATGTTGTGCATCGATCCGTGCGTCGAAAAGCGACGCTATGAGTATGCAGGCGGGCGGTACGTAGGCTGCCGCACCTGCGGCGGAGACTTGTGCACCGGTTGCAGGACGGTGCACCTCGCTCCATCCGATGTGCCGTACGAGCTCAACGACGACAACCTGTGTCCCGGTTGTCAGCAGGCAAAATGAGCAGCTGGCCCCGGCAGCCCCGCCGTCCTTGACGCCCTGTCACCACCTCCTGCGGCAATGCCCGATCAGATATCTGATGTGAGTCGAGGGGGGCTGACCACAGGATAGGCAGCCAAGGAATTGGGCTGTGCCAACGCCCCTGCGGCGCTTGGTTTATGTCGGACTGTTCGCCAGGCTGTCCCAGTGCGGCGTCTGTGTCGTGATCTCGCTGGCCATGGTCCGAGGCCTCGCCGCCCCCCACACCCCCCTGCGCCATTTCGGCGCAGGTGAGACCGCGGTCCTGCGCGTCGATGCCGCCCGACAGGTAGACGAGGGTGACCGCCAGTGGGCCGCCTTCTCCTCGGCCCTGGAGGATCTCCCCAGGGCGCTGCGCGACTGATGCTGACAGCACGACAAGGGGCACGACCTCGACAGCGTGGCCACTTCACGGCTCTGCCGTGTTGGAGCTCCAGCAACACGGCAGCTGGGCTTTTGACTCTCCATCAGCCTCCCGCTAATGTGCATGCCTAATCAGATATCTAATTTGGCATGCAAGGGAGGGGGGTGGGGGTGCTGTTGACCACGGGGCAGGCTGCGCAGGAACTCGGCTGTGCCGTCACGACCTTCCGCCGCCTGGTCCATGCCGGACTGCTGCTGGGTCTGTCGCGGCGTGGCGTGCGCGTGATGGTTCCGCTCGCGACTGTCCAGGCCCTTACGGCACGTCAGCTCGCCCCGCTGGAGCGGCTGAAGGCCCCCGAGGTCGCGGTACTGCGCGTCGATGCCGCCCAGCAGGTCGACGAGGACGACCGCCGGTGGATCGGCTTTTCCACGGCCCTGGGGCCGGATGATCTCCTTCGGGCGTTGCGCGGCTGGTGGCGTTGTGACGCGCCGAGTGTCGCGGCCGGGGGAGTGCTGCCGGTAACCGTGTCCGGCTACGTGGTCGCCGTACTCACCGGCCTGGAGACGTGGGAGAAGAACGAACACGGCCGCCACGCCTTCCCGAAGGCGCGGCTGGCCGGCTACGTCACCGATCTCGCCGCCCCGGCCATGGAATTGACCGGAACCACCCCGGCCGACCGGCAACTCGCGCGCCTGCTGCTGGGCACCCGCCTGCCCTCCCACGCCGGCGGTCCGATCGCCTACGTCACCACCCGCCCCACCGGCTGAAGCACCCCAAGGCTCAAGGAAGTCGTGATGGACGCACAGAGCTACACCGCCGCTCTCGCCGACCTGCGTGCGGTGCGCGACGACATCAAGAAGGCCCAGGCCGCCCTGGCCAAGCTGGAGGCTGCGCGGGACAAGCAGATCACGGCGCTGGCCGGGTATGAGAAGGCGAAGGCCGAGCGGATCGCGCCCGCCGCCGGGCTGAGTCTGGCCGAGGTCGTCGCTCTCGCTCCCGCTCTGGCCCCCGCTTCCCTCACCGCCCCCGCCGATCAGGCGCCCGCCTCGGCAACTGCCCAGTCTCCTGTGGCAGCCCCAGCCGCCTCGGGCAGCGACGGAAGCGACGCAGCGGCCGTGCCGTCTGCCTCACCGGTCGAGGACACCCCGGACGCAGTGCCCCATCAGGCGGCCAGTCCGCCGGCACCGCCCGCCGCTGCCGCGGTGCAGGACCTGGTGCCACCGGCGGCCCTCGGCGCGCCGCGGACCTTGCCGTCCATTGCCGAAGGAGCGGCGGGGGACGGCTGGTTCACGCATACCGCGAACCTCGTCTCGCAGCGCCCCAACTTCACCCAGCAGGCCCGCTCCACCGTCTTCCTGGACACCACCACCGGCGTCCTGGTCCACCGCAACCAGCGCACCCGCCTGGAGTTGAAGACCGGAGCGGTCGGCGAGATCCTCACTGCCGTCGCCCACACCGTCCCCGACGGGGTGGAGCGCATCTACATCACCGCCGGGGACCCCTGGCATCACGACGCGGAGCGCTACCCCTATCTGCGCGATGCGGTCGCCGCCTGGCTGAACGCCCCTGCCGAGGGCTGGCGTACTGACACCGGCCGCGGCAAGGACAAGATGGCCGGACACTTCGTCCACCCCCGCAACCCCGTCGGCCGCTACCAGAGCAACGACGGCCACGCGCATGTGGAGATCCGCTCGGTGGGGGAGTGGTTCGACGCCGACGGCGCCGACCCCGCCACCGTCCGCGACGCCTTCGTGCTGCTGTGGAAGGCACTGCGCCAGCACTTCGACGACGCCGTCATCATGGGCTCGCCCTCCCAGACCGGCCGCGACCTGTGGACCCGCACCATCCCCGCCCGCGGACAGCACGCCGAGGGCTACCCGGTGCTCTCCGAGGAACTGCGCGGCCTGCTGCACGCCACCGCCGGCCAGGGCCGCACCGAACTGATCACCCCGCCCCGCGTCCCGGAACAACTTCCCCAACTCGTCGAGTACGACCGCACCTTCGCCTACGCCAAGCACACCTGGAAATCCCCTGTCGGCACGCCGCGCCGCATCACCGCCGCCGCCTTCGCCGCCCTCAGCGAGAAGGAACAGACCAAGGCGCTCTTCGGCTGCGGCCACTGGCACGTACGGGTCACCGTCCCCGACACCTGGAACCACGTCGGCCTCCTGCCCGCCCCCGCCCCCGGCGAGCGCGCCTGGCACTACCCGGCGACGCCGGGCACCACCTTCACCACCTGGGCCGGCGGCCCCGAAATCCACACCGCCCTGGCCAACCCCCTCACCCCGTGGAAGGTCGACATCCTCGAGGGCATCCTGTTCGACGACGGCAAACCCCTGGACGACTGGTCCAAGAAACTCAAAGAAGCCTGGACCAACCTCACCGCCCAGTCCCGCATCCACGGCGACCCGCAGCAGGCCACTGCCGCCCACCTCGCCGCCCGCGCGGTGCGCGCCATCCTCCTGTACGGCATCGGCTCCTTCGCCCAGCGCCCCCGCATGGTCACCGGCACCACCCCCCGCCACCTCGAACGCGACGTGCCCGCAGACGCCGAAATCATCGGCTTCGACAACGAGTTGATCACCTGGCAGCGGCCCACCGGCTTCACCCGCGACCCCAACGCCCACCCCGAATGGGCCGCCGCCATCTGGTCCGCCGCCCGCGCCGCCCTGCTCACCCAGCGCCACCGCGAGGACGACACCTACGCCGGCGCCCTGCACACCCAACCCGGCAGCGTCATCGCCTT
Proteins encoded in this window:
- a CDS encoding coiled-coil domain-containing protein, with protein sequence MDAQSYTAALADLRAVRDDIKKAQAALAKLEAARDKQITALAGYEKAKAERIAPAAGLSLAEVVALAPALAPASLTAPADQAPASATAQSPVAAPAASGSDGSDAAAVPSASPVEDTPDAVPHQAASPPAPPAAAAVQDLVPPAALGAPRTLPSIAEGAAGDGWFTHTANLVSQRPNFTQQARSTVFLDTTTGVLVHRNQRTRLELKTGAVGEILTAVAHTVPDGVERIYITAGDPWHHDAERYPYLRDAVAAWLNAPAEGWRTDTGRGKDKMAGHFVHPRNPVGRYQSNDGHAHVEIRSVGEWFDADGADPATVRDAFVLLWKALRQHFDDAVIMGSPSQTGRDLWTRTIPARGQHAEGYPVLSEELRGLLHATAGQGRTELITPPRVPEQLPQLVEYDRTFAYAKHTWKSPVGTPRRITAAAFAALSEKEQTKALFGCGHWHVRVTVPDTWNHVGLLPAPAPGERAWHYPATPGTTFTTWAGGPEIHTALANPLTPWKVDILEGILFDDGKPLDDWSKKLKEAWTNLTAQSRIHGDPQQATAAHLAARAVRAILLYGIGSFAQRPRMVTGTTPRHLERDVPADAEIIGFDNELITWQRPTGFTRDPNAHPEWAAAIWSAARAALLTQRHREDDTYAGALHTQPGSVIAFRTDALYLTQPQTWPCHQQPGDYLYKGHLTGPIPAPTTEEDLLALRDAGRAALASTSQGT
- a CDS encoding helix-turn-helix domain-containing protein gives rise to the protein MLLTTGQAAQELGCAVTTFRRLVHAGLLLGLSRRGVRVMVPLATVQALTARQLAPLERLKAPEVAVLRVDAAQQVDEDDRRWIGFSTALGPDDLLRALRGWWRCDAPSVAAGGVLPVTVSGYVVAVLTGLETWEKNEHGRHAFPKARLAGYVTDLAAPAMELTGTTPADRQLARLLLGTRLPSHAGGPIAYVTTRPTG
- a CDS encoding transcriptional regulator encodes the protein MDTFSAIDALLATAIPLPPPHRRAHVRSDLRLTPGQVARVLETDPATLIAWESGTTEPEGQARTTYAYFLIRAQTVAELVAATAPTHPLGAASPVGQSKAAAGQRIPAPRRGALRPSTTVQGPIAETVKAALAAHGDGPKATEALVAGAASDAMRLFETCREGGRCDIVRDPPLPDMLRTSPPGAPDLIWEARVDWQHPHLTQTPGTVATLNISGARLSALKTHLPIGQLKPTAPHHDPKRSGIYRITPATWEHDTYLPNPLGTRHEPGPVWITEPTLRLLLRLMRLDLCAPPTIHEAYTSGSTENLLERFRTTLRDARTQALEEDDHVTLAYVTAMHTKFVAAMGELAHNTTLRRPDWTHIIHSQAYATLWMKAYKAYKAGLTLARVRDTGELHLQGDWRHVFEEGTDLGKVTLNSTYQPHATSAASEQGKHMLCIDPCVEKRRYEYAGGRYVGCRTCGGDLCTGCRTVHLAPSDVPYELNDDNLCPGCQQAK